TATCAGTGGGTCTCCCTGAAGCTTGATTCGGCTTCACACTCCACCGCTACCACGAACACGTCCATGAGTGGGTTGTGTGTGTGCTGCCAGACGCAGACGACGACTAGAAGCTGGTTGCAACTTTTTGAAGCGAATAATAATTAAGTTTTGCTTCGaatgaataatgaaatttgcAAGTGGCCTCTTTGTTTTAAGTTTTCTATCATAACAAATCTACAATCCATCATATATTAGATTGAATCCACTGAAACAATGACGTTAAGATACCCAGCATGGTCAACCTTTTGAGAATAAATCAGAACAGAGAGGACAAATATAGTGTTGCAGAATATCCATATACATATCCATGGTTTTAAACTTTTAATAACCCCTACCCTATGAGTAATTGTCCCATCGCGATGTTTTTGAAGTGACACACAGCTAGCACACTTTGGCAGGAAAAAGATAATTGATAAAATTTACATGACATCAAGTGATCAGTAGTAAACCTATGATACAGGTTAGCATATAGAACCAGTCCTTCAAATTCATGTCTTTACTGCTTGTTGCGAAGGTTAGCTTTGAGTGCAATTGATGATTGTGTGAGATTTAAATCCAGCCGTTTTGTGGAACTACAATCGGCGATCATGCACACTTCTTCCAGCACATTTTCAAGCTTTTGTTTTCCCCAAaacctcaccaaggaaaaatgtACCAAGGTTTTTGTGATCCTCATGTTGCTCCTAAAGCAACCCTTGCCTCGAGGTTATATATATGCTCAGGCTCAGCAATTCCGAGTTCATAGGCAACAGCGCCAACTGATCCATGCGTTTTGCATTCCTTTGACCTCCGTGTACATTTAGTTTGCATGATCAGTTGTAGTAGCTCACCAACAAGCTATGAACTGCTCGGATATAGTAGTCAGTCACAAATTTCTCGAGTGTTAGACCAGGTTAGCAATGTGTTCCTTGCAGGTCATCAGCACCGTCTGTCGAGGCTTGGTGTCACTGACTATGGCCAAGGAAAGGAAGCAGAGGATGCAGCCAAGCTCGCATGCTGAACTGGTGGCCTCTTTTGCTGGAAGTGAATTAGGATGCAACACCACAGACACGGGAAAATTCTCCTGTATCCTGTTCTTCAATAGAAAGGGAGAGGGGCTTTCTGAAGAATTCAGTTAAGCAAGTCCATATTCCTTTTCATAACCTGTGTGCATTCAATTTGCATTTGTGGCTCGAGATCGAGTAATGAGCTCACAGGATCTGAAGATGAGAAGTCAAATTTCGTGAGTCTGCTGTCTGCTCAACATGGTTGTACTGTTTCATTGACTTTTGTTCTGAGTCTACTCGAAAGTGATGAACTGCCAGGATCTAAGCTAACCATGTTTTACTAttgtgaaaagaaaaaaaatcgtaGCACACGAACAGTTGGAATTTGCAGCTTTGTAACGTCTATGGATCTTCTTTCAACAGTGAAATTGCAAGCAGGAGATTTCCGTTGTTCAATAAGATGTgtatcaaattttgtttgataaAATGTTCCAACTAATATAGACTTTCATTATATTTTATTGACGGTAGCATGCAGCATAATTTCAAAAAGAAGGCGCTATATATTTCATTTTAAACTGCATATGAGCTAGCTAGGGAAGGAATTCATGAATTGACCTACCACTACCTCTCATAGTACATCATTCGCTACGGAAATTCAATGCGAATGTTGTCCTTGTAATACACAATTTGGAGATGGTAAAGGCTTCAAAGTAGACAAGAACTGCAGCACTGCTACCACTGATTGATGCACAAAGGATCGTAACAGACTGCTCCCACTTATTTGACGCACAAACGATCCTAACAGCCTCTTTGGTTTCTTCTAATATCTCAATCGATCAGTGAGATCCTCTCTAATATCAAATCAATCAGTAAAATCCTCTCAAACATCTCCATCGATCAGTGAAATCCTCTCAAAGTACCATGTTATACTCTAGTACTCCACTGGAGGCCCTAGCATGaggttaatatatatatatatatatatatatatatatatatatatatatatatatatatatatatatatatataactgaaTGAGGTAAAAGAAAAGGAGTATTGAACTTCCCTGCAAAGACTCAGTACGCACACACTCCAGCAGTAACATTGGTAGACATCTTCGCATAACTCAGTGAACATGTCCAGCATTCAGTTGATGATACAACAGTCACCGTTAATGACATGTTTTACACAAAGTTAGTCACTTGCTAAGCAGCTGGCTTTCCCTTGAGCTTCTGACCAAAGCTTAGCCCTGCGCGGCTGTGTATGGTATCCAAAGCTTCTGCCTCCACCGCAGCAATGAAGAGTTTCTGCCTCTTGCCTACTGTGTCACAGGTGCTAGCCTGACGACATCCCACGGGACCCTAATCACACCACCATTCCTCACCTCCGCCTCCTGGAACGTCCTCCCGGATGCCTCGGAGGGGTGGGGGAGCTCCCTCCACTTCTCGATACTGAGCTCAGTGACGTCGACCACGCAGAGGCGGGTCTCCACGGAGCTTTTTACCGGCGGGGCTTGGAAGATCTTACCCCTGCCAACCTCTTTCCCATCGCCGTCGACCAGCGAGACGAGGCGGCCAGGCTCGAATGAGAAGGACCTTGTGAATGGGCGGCTCAGCATCATGTTCTGGGAGAACTCAGCCTGCGATGTTAGCTCATTGCCATCTGGGCTCACCAGTCTGCCTTTGGATATTGCGTTCATCACCCTTGCAGGGGGCATATAGCTGTCCTCCCCTGCACTTTCAGAGGACTCACCAAGATGGGGAGTAGCTGGTGTAGATGGCTTATCAGCATTCTCCCCCTCAAATGGTACTCCTCTTTCTTTCGCAATGCGAGCAAGTTTAGCTTTCCGATTGTTCAACCTATAATTTACAGAAAATGCTGTTACAAATAGCTGTTGATGGAAAACATAAAAACAGTGTTATAGAGTTGAAGAAAGTGAActtaaaaaaaagaattgaAGAAAGTAGCTTCAAATAAGGACAAATAACTAAAGAAGATTCACAGTTTTACCAGTTTTTAAGTTGTGATGCTGTGATCTCTGGGCCCTACAAAAGCACGGCcgtatttttcatgaatgagaAATGCATAGAGAGTAGTCAGACCTAACAAGAGAATGTCCAAATCAGAAGACCTATACCTGCACACTTAACTTCTCTGACCAATTCTGCAATAAAATTGCATTCTTGTGCATCTCAGGCTGATCTACTAGAGCCTTCTCTAGTTCATCTATTTGATCATCATTCATAAGGGTACGCTTCCTTCTCCTAGGTTGCCTTTCATCATACATACTACTGTCTCCTTTCTCGTCCTCCTGGAGACTGCTTTCTTTTGAGAGTTCCGGTGTTTTGAAATGATCCACACTGCTGGATGCCGGATCAAGATCCATTTTGCTGCGTTGGTGTCCGGTATTAACACCAGAAGAGATGGACGAAAAGCCTGCATTCGCTGTCCTTGCAACACCAAGATGGACTAGGTCTTGACCAACTGCGTTCTGCAGGAAACTGCCATTTCTAGCGACACAGTTCTTTGGAGTCTCATCCTTGGTGTTTCCATCTGGCTTTATCGAGGACACTGGTATAGACACTTCCATGTTCTGCACATCCTGTTGTCACCAGCTTCTGATTAGAATCCAACTCACAATGAACGCAATCACCAATGATGTTTGACTGATGAAGTCAACTACTTATTTACCTTCGGCAAGTTATTCATATTGGGGTCCAGAGTGCTTGCTTGTGTGGGCAAGGACTGCTGCACCGGCTTCATGTCTTCCTTGCTTTCTGGAGAATCAGTATGCACCACCTGAAACATTCATAATGAGGACATTGATAGAATGTATAGCTGTGTGCGTATACTTGAGGCCCATATTGGGCGTGTAGCCCATATTGGGCGGCCCATGTTGGGCGTGTACACCTTCTTGTATTGCAAGCCACATTGGCTATATAATGAGAAGTCACCCCCCCGGATAGGGTGTGCGGTGTTTCCCTATTCCCTCTACctttctacatggtatcaagagAAGGCAACGATCGGCCTTCCGCTTCCGCTCCCTCCCTGCGCTAGGGTTTCCCCCTTGCGCCCCACCTCTCTGCCCTAGGGCGCCATCTCCTGGCGCCGCCCTTCCTCCCCTTGCTGCGCCCCTGACCTAGGGCGCAGATCTCTCCCCTCCCAGCGCCCCCTCCTCTAGGGCGCAGAAATCCTCGTGCCGCGATCCCCTCGCGCCGCGCCCACCTCCAGGCTGCCGCCCTTGGATCAATCTGATCCAGGCCGCCGCCATGAgctcctcctctgccgccgggAAGGACGTTTCCTCGCCTGTGATCCCTGCCGCACCAACACAGGCCGTCATCGTCCACCCCTACACCACCGTCAACGTCAAGGCTCACGTTCCCGTGACCCTGGACATGAAGAGCGCCAACTACTCCAAGTGGGCTTCGTTCTTCACGGCGTTGTGCGGCAAGTtcagcctccgccgccacatCGACGGCACTGCTGCGCAGCCCAACGACCCAGATTGGGACGTGGCGGAGTGCTGCGTGCGCagctggatcttcgggaccgtCGACGACTCCgtcctcgacctcgccgtcaCCGACGAGAACCAGACCGCGAACCAACTCTGGGTCGCGATCAAGGCCCTGTTCCGCACCAACACGGCCTCCCGCGCCGTCTTCCTGCTCGAGGAATTCCACACCCTCAAGCAGGGGGATTCCACCATCGACGAGTACTGCCAGCGCCTCAAGTCGAAGGCTGCCGCTCTTCGACAGGTCGGCAACCCCATCTCCGACTCCCAGCTCGTCCTCAGCCTCCTGCGCGGCCTCAACCCTCGCTTCGACTCCACCGCCGACGACATCGCCAACGCCACGGATCTTCCGTCCTTCACGCGTGCCCACGAGCTGCTCTCCCTCAAAGAGCTGCGCCTCGCCAACGACGCGAAGACCACGGCGGCCACTGCCCTCGtcgcctccaccacctcctgctGTACCAGTCTCTGCTGCCGCTCCTCCTTCGCGGGCCTCGCTACGGGCGGTAGCATCAAGGGCGGGGACAGCGGAGGCAGCAGCGCGCCCAAGCAGAAGGGCGGCAAGGGCGGTGGCAAGGGTCGCCGATCCGGTGGCCAAGGAGGCAAGGGCAATGGCGGCCCGCAGACCGGCGCCCAGGGCGCCCCGCAGGGAGGCCAGTACCGCCCGATGGGACCCTGGTTCTGCTTCAACCCGTACGCCCCCCAGGGTCCCTCGGGTCAGCAGGCCGGCGGCTTCTGGCAAGGCGGCCAGGGCGGGTGGACCAGCGGCCACGGTGGGTGGCAGGGCGGGCGCACTCCCGGTCTTCTTGGCGCCAATCCCCAGGCGCACACTGCGTTCGCCCCGGCGCAAGTCTCCACTCCGCAGATGTGGGATCAGGCCGGTCTCATTGCCGCCCTGAACCAGATGGCGCTCCAGAACTCCAACTCCTGGGTCATGGACTCTGGCGCTACCTCCCACATGCATTCGTCGGATGGTATACTTCTCTCCCGCCACCcccccctctcatcccttcaTCACTGTGGGCAATGGTCAGACCATCCCGGTTTCCAGTCATGGCAGCTCATACCTATCCACCCACGCGTCAAATTTTTCTCTTCATAATGTTCTTGTTGTCCCTTCCCTAGTGCGCAACCTTCTTTCAGTTCGCCAGTTCACCAAAGACAACAATTGCACTATTGAATTTGACGCCTTTGGTTTTTCTGTTAAGGATATCCCGACCAGTCGCGTGATTCTTCGCTGCAATAGCTCCGACGGCCTGTACACCGTCCCCGCCAGCCCTGCAGCTCCACACGCCAGCCTCGCCATCTCCACCAGCCTCTGGCATCAGCGTCTTGGTCATCCTGGGGCCGCCACCATAGAGTTGCTTAGAAATAATGCTTCCATCCAGTGTAATAAATCTAGGCAAACTCTTTGTCATTCATGTCAACTTGGCAAGCATGTGCGTCTGCCATTCAGTACCTCTAATTCTGTCAGCACTACGCCCTTTGAATTAGTTCACTGTGATGTCTGGACCATAGTCACAAAattcctgggtcgaccgggtcgaggaacggggtcgagggtcgagggtcgtcattttataaaattgtggtacgaaggggtatacatctatggaacgataaattattatgtgggacgcgatcctgattcatcggggtcgatatcttcgggtcgataaagacaaaaactatatatgtgctactaatgaagaaactaatctgcacaagcatataagaaacatatgaaagagtacatttagaccatactacacgtactcagctcattgtctaacaaaaaccacaccaatccactgtccttaacctctttatcccaattaaatctgctagcaatggggctgcgacccctttcaatccgggacacgatccaaccttgaatgggacgctgaccctcttcgaccccgaccctcgaatcggaacgacgttcccgggtcgagggacgaggcatcgaccccgaatcctgtgactatggtCTGGACCTCTCCTGTAGCGAGTATTTCGGGTGCTCAGTATTACCTCGTTGTTCTTGATGATTTCACACATTTTTGCTGGACTTTCCCTCTTGTTCACAAGTCCGAGGTTGCTAGTCATCTAACCAACTTCTGCAACTTTGCCCAGACCCAGTTCGG
The genomic region above belongs to Panicum virgatum strain AP13 chromosome 8N, P.virgatum_v5, whole genome shotgun sequence and contains:
- the LOC120686801 gene encoding nodulin homeobox-like isoform X3 codes for the protein MDVAFDSLHEDVRLLSFRLSSMGFGSIPIGSLECRLTHFICQQCEASLQFLLLLCQQKLFRDRILKNKELSKNGGILSLSHTILKLVVPDCLKGSTDIVASISRLKAKTLSILLQLCEAESVSYLDEVATSPNSMQLGQTLALEVLDLLKTAFGRKQQNTYESHDKSYPMGSVLISALRLVDVFSDDSNFRSSFMTNTVPFLTQILAIPHDEFVLSWCSVNLPVVEEDANLDYDPFGAAEVALLASDHALTEAKANYSCPFRPSLPSMAYAQTRTSCVVKIIANLHVFVPNICEEQERDLFLQNFQKYLVLGSPKLSADQPASNDFKATKVCQNLGSLSDYAKSLIPNLLNEEDVQLLSEFSDKLQSWCKSQAGQAALLVVHTDSPESKEDMKPVQQSLPTQASTLDPNMNNLPKDVQNMEVSIPVSSIKPDGNTKDETPKNCVARNGSFLQNAVGQDLVHLGVARTANAGFSSISSGVNTGHQRSKMDLDPASSSVDHFKTPELSKESSLQEDEKGDSSMYDERQPRRRKRTLMNDDQIDELEKALVDQPEMHKNAILLQNWSEKLSVQGPEITASQLKNWLNNRKAKLARIAKERGVPFEGENADKPSTPATPHLGESSESAGEDSYMPPARVMNAISKGRLVSPDGNELTSQAEFSQNMMLSRPFTRSFSFEPGRLVSLVDGDGKEVGRGKIFQAPPVKSSVETRLCVVDVTELSIEKWRELPHPSEASGRTFQEAEVRNGGVIRVPWDVVRLAPVTQ